One genomic segment of Gemmatimonadota bacterium includes these proteins:
- a CDS encoding AI-2E family transporter produces the protein EILLLLFIAVLFGLYLGAATDSLQRWVGAPRGIALASAVLLTLLGGVGIAYLVVPPVAEQSEELVQALPAQLVRWEAQLLALAAKSPVAAQILGPLREGESYVGTIVQQVGGYFRGFVPYVFSGLQFLIHVISVGVMGIYLALRPAIYREGFIALAPPVHRELVRDLLAELGRVLRAWIVGQLVAMTILAVLTWIGLVVLRVPYALAFGVFTGAVAIVPFFGTLFSTLLPALFVLGTAGALKALLVVALGIGVHLVEANFVAPMIMERQVQLPPVLTLLSVLVMAHLLNVIGLLVAVPVLATVMVIARRIYVHRVLEDQGFRRAVRDHPVEVRLPGDGAVLVHPAAQHSTLPALLEQ, from the coding sequence GAGATCCTGCTCCTCCTCTTCATTGCCGTACTATTCGGACTCTACCTCGGCGCGGCCACCGACAGCTTGCAGCGCTGGGTCGGCGCGCCCCGCGGCATCGCGCTCGCCAGCGCCGTGCTGCTCACTCTGCTCGGCGGGGTCGGCATCGCCTACCTCGTCGTGCCGCCCGTCGCCGAGCAGAGTGAGGAACTCGTCCAGGCCCTGCCCGCTCAACTGGTACGCTGGGAGGCCCAGCTCCTGGCGCTCGCCGCCAAGTCGCCGGTCGCCGCCCAGATCCTGGGGCCGCTGCGGGAGGGGGAAAGCTATGTAGGCACCATCGTGCAGCAGGTGGGGGGGTACTTCCGCGGCTTCGTGCCTTACGTCTTCAGCGGGTTGCAGTTCCTGATCCACGTCATCAGCGTCGGCGTCATGGGCATATACCTGGCGCTTCGGCCTGCCATCTACCGCGAAGGCTTCATCGCGCTCGCGCCCCCCGTGCACCGCGAGCTGGTGCGCGACCTGCTTGCCGAGCTCGGCCGCGTGCTCCGCGCCTGGATCGTAGGACAGCTCGTGGCCATGACCATCCTCGCCGTCCTGACCTGGATCGGCCTCGTCGTCCTGCGCGTGCCCTACGCCCTGGCCTTCGGCGTGTTCACCGGCGCCGTCGCCATTGTCCCGTTCTTCGGCACGCTCTTCTCGACGCTGCTCCCCGCTCTCTTCGTGCTCGGCACGGCCGGCGCCCTCAAGGCGTTGCTCGTCGTCGCGCTCGGCATCGGCGTGCACCTCGTCGAGGCCAATTTCGTGGCACCTATGATCATGGAGCGGCAGGTCCAGCTTCCGCCCGTACTCACCCTGCTCAGCGTTCTGGTCATGGCGCACCTGCTCAACGTCATCGGGCTGCTTGTCGCCGTGCCCGTGCTGGCCACCGTCATGGTCATCGCCCGCCGCATCTACGTGCACCGCGTGCTCGAGGACCAGGGCTTCCGCCGCGCGGTCCGCGACCACCCGGTCGAAGTCCGCCTCCCCGGCGACGGCGCCGTCCTCGTGCACCCCGCCGC